A section of the Numida meleagris isolate 19003 breed g44 Domestic line chromosome 16, NumMel1.0, whole genome shotgun sequence genome encodes:
- the C16H9orf78 gene encoding uncharacterized protein C9orf78 homolog isoform X2: protein MRRMSSWPRRLKLEEAKEVQSLRKRPNGVSAAALLVGEKLQEEATLVDDPFKIKSGGMVDMKKLKERGKDRINEEEDLNLGTSFSAETNRRDEDADMMKYIETELKKRKGIVENEEQKVKLKNAEDSLYELPENIRVSSAKKTEEMLSNQMLSGIPEVDLGIDAKIKNIISTEEAKAKLLAEQQNKKKDSETSFVPTNMAVNYVQHNRFYHEELNAPVRRNKEEPKPRPLRVGDTERPEPERSPPNRKRPPNEKATDDYHYEKFKKMNRRY from the exons atgaggaggatgagCAGCTGGCCGAGGAG gttaaAACTCGAGGAAGCCAAAGAAGTGCAGAGCCTCAGGAAGCGGCCCAATGGAGTGAG tgctgcagctctgcttgtgGGGGAGAAGTTGCAAGAAGAAGCAACTCTTGTG GATGACCCATTTAAGATAAAATCTGGGGGGATGGTGGacatgaagaaactgaaagaacGAGGCAAGGACAG GATTAATGAAGAAGAAGATCTCAACTTAGGAACTTCCTTCTCAGCTGAAACCAACAGGAGGGATGAGGATGCTGACAT GATGAAGTACATTGAGACGgagctgaagaagagaaaaggaattgtGGAGAATGAAGAACAGAAGGTGAAGCTGAAGAATGCTGAGGACTCTCTGTATGAGCTGCCAGAGAACATCCGTGTCTCCTCTGCTAAGAAGACTGAAGAGATGCTGTCCAACCAGATGCTGAGTGGCATTCCTGAAGTGGACCTGGGAATTGA tgcaaaaataaaaaacatcatCTCAACTGAAGAGGCCAAGGcaaagctgctggcagagcagcagaacaaaaagaaagacagcGAAACTTCCTTTGTTCCCACAAACATGGCTGTTAACTATGTCCAGCACAACAGAT tttatcaTGAGGAGCTAAATGCACCAGTGAGAAGGAACAAAGAAGAGCCAAAGCCCCGTCCGCTGAGAGTGGGGGATACAGAGAGGCCAGAACCTGAGC GTTCTCCTCCAAATCGCAAACGTCCACCCAATGAAAAAGCAACTGACGATTATCACTACGAGAAGTTCAAGAAGATGAATCGGCGATACTGA
- the USP20 gene encoding ubiquitin carboxyl-terminal hydrolase 20 isoform X1, with amino-acid sequence MGDTRDICPHLDSIGEVTRDDLLLKSKGTCQSCGAVGPNLWACLQVGCPYVGCGESYADHSTLHAQAKKHNLTVNLTTFRVWCYACEKEVFLDQRLAAHAQSPSVKFSETDSPLPAHPLKAVPIAVADEGESESEDDDLKPRGLTGMKNLGNSCYMNAALQALSNCPPLTQFFLECGGLVRTDKKPALCKSYQKLVSEVWHKKRPSYVVPSSLSHGIKLVNPMFRGYAQQDTQEFLRCLMDQLHEELKEPIVAETRDLDIGDQDDKREGDRSPSEDEFLSCDSSSDRGEGDGQSWTTGSMAETELLIQDEGGRGISEKERMKDRKFSCGHRRSNSEQVDEDADVDTTMMPVDGRASPEVLPAPRPASPCRTPEPDNDAYVRCSSRPCSPVHHEMHSKLSSSPPRSSPARLGPSYVLKKAQMQASGKKKKELRYRSVISDIFDGSILSLVQCLTCDRVSTTVETFQDLSLPIPGKEDLAKLHSAIYQSVPAKTGACGDNYASQGWIAFIMEYIRRFVVSCIPSWFWGPVVTLEDCLAAFFAADELKGDNMYSCERCKKLRNGVKYCKVLRLPEILCIHLKRFRHEVMYSFKINSHVSFPLEGLDLRPFLAKECVSQITTYDLLSVICHHGTAGSGHYIAYCQNVINGQWYEFDDQYVTEVHETVVQNAEAYVLFYRKSSEEAVRERQKVVSLASMKEHSLLQFYISREWLNKFNTFAEPGPITNHTFLCSHGGIPPNKYHYIDDLVVILPQNVWEYLYNRFGGGPAVNHLYVCSICQVEIEALAKRRRIEIDTFIKLNKAFQAEESPSVIYCISMQWFREWEAFVKGKDNEPPGPIDNSKIALTKAGGHVQVKQGADYGQISEETWIYLSTLYGGGPEIAIRQNVAQVQELENLHGEQKIEAETRAV; translated from the exons ATGGGGGACACAAGAGACATCTGCCCTCACCTGGATTCCATAGGAGAGGTGACCAGGGATGATTTGCTGCTCAAATCCAAG GGAACTTGCCAGTCATGTGGAGCTGTGGGACCAAATCTCTGGGCTTGTCTTCAG GTCGGGTGTCCTTATGTTGGCTGTGGGGAGTCCTATGCTGACCACAGCACCCTTCATGCACAG GCCAAAAAGCACAACCTGACAGTGAATCTGACCACGTTTCGGGTCTGGTGTTATGCCTGTGAGAAGGAGGTGTTCTTGGACCAGCGGCTGGCGGCGCACGCGCAGTCACCCTCAGTAAAGTTCAGTGAAACG GATTCTCCATTGCCTGCTCACCCTTTGAAAGCTGTTCCAATTGCAGTGGCTGATGAAGGCGAATCCGAATCAGAGGACGATGACTTGAAACCAAGAG GCCTTACTGGAATGAAAAATCTTGGGAACTCCTGCTACATGAATGCAGCACTTCAGGCTCTCTCTAACTG ccCACCTCTCACACAGTTTTTTCTGGAGTGTGGTGGTCTGGTCCGTACAGATAAGAAGCCAGCACTATGCAAAAGTTACCAGAAGCTGGTGTCTGAGGTTTGGCATAAGAAACG GCCGAGCTATGTTGTTCCAAGCAGTCTGTCTCACGGAATTAAACTCGTCAACCCCATGTTCCGAGGCTATGCACAGCAG GACACTCAGGAGTTCCTGCGCTGCCTGATGGACCAGCTTCATGAAGAACTGAAGGAACCAATTGTTGCAGAGACAAGAGATTTGGATATCGGTGACCAGGACGACAAGCGCGAGGGTGACCGAAGTCCTTCGGAGGACGAGTTCCTGTCCTGTGACTCAAGCAGCGACAGGGGTGAAGGAGATGGTCAAAGCTGGACCACAGGGAGCATGGCAGAGACAGAGTTGTTGATCCAGGATGAAGGAGGGAGAGGGATCTCCGAGAAAGAGAGGATGAAGGACAGAAAATTCTCCTGTGGCCATCGGCGCAGCAACTCGGAGCAGGTGGATGAGGATGCAGATGTGGATACCACCATGATGCCAGTGGATGGCAGAGCCTCACCTGAGGTGCTCCCAGCTCCGCGTCCTGCCAGCCCATGCAGGACACCAG AACCTGACAACGACGCCTACGTGCGCTGCTCCTCACGCCCCTGCAGTCCAGTCCATCACGAAATGCACTCCAAGCTCTCCAGCAGTCCTCCTCGCTCCAGTCCTGCCAGGCTCGGGCCTTCCTACGTACTCAAGAAAG CCCAGATGCAGGcttctgggaaaaagaagaaagaacttcGTTATCGCAGTGTGATCTCTGATATTTTCGATGGCTCCATTCTCAGCCTGGTGCAGTGCCTCACCTGTGACAGA GTTTCTACGACAGTGGAGACATTCCAAGACCTGTCACTCCCAATCCCAGGGAAGGAGGACCTGGCCAAGCTGCACTCTGCCATCTACCAAAGCGTGCCAGCTAAGACAGGGGCGTGTGGGGACAACTACGCCTCGCAAGGCTGGATTGCTTTCATCATGGAGTATATCCGGAG ATTTGTGGTGTCCTGTATCCCTAGCTGGTTTTGGGGTCCTGTTGTGACACTGGAGGATTGTCTTGCTGCCTTTTTCGCAGCAGATGAGTTGAAAG GGGACAACATGTACAGTTGTGAAAGGTGTAAGAA ATTGAGGAATGGAGTAAAGTACTGCAAAGTCCTCCGGCTACCAGAG ATTCTCTGCATCCACTTGAAACGGTTCCGGCATGAGGTGATGTATTCCTTCAAGATCAACAGTCATGTCTCCTTCCCCTTGGAAGGGCTGGATCTGCGACCTTTCCTGGCCAAGGAGTGTGTCTCCCAGATCACCACCTACGATCTGCTGTCAGTCATCTGCCATCATGGCACAGCAGGCA GTGGGCATTACATAGCCTACTGTCAGAACGTGATCAATGGCCAGTGGTACGAATTTGATGACCAGTATGTCACTGAGGTCCACGAGACTGTGGTACAGAATGCAGAAGCCTATGTCTTGTTCTACAG gaaaagcagtgaagaGGCCGTGCGAGAGCGTCAGAAAGTTGTGTCCCTTGCCAGCATGAAGGAGCACAGTTTACTCCAGTTCTACATCTCTCGAGAGTGGCTCAACAAATTTAACACCTTTGCTGAGCCTGGTCCCATCACCAATCACACCTTTCTGTGCTCTCACGGAG GGATCCCTCCTAATAAATACCATTACATTGATGACCTGGTTGTGATTCTGCCCCAGAACGTGTGGGAATATCTCTACAACAG GTTTGGGGGTGGCCCTGCAGTGAACCATCTGTATGTGTGCTCTATTTGCCAAGTGGAGATCGAAGCACTTGCCAAACGCAGGAGAATTGAAATTGACACCTTCATCAAG ctgAACAAGGCTTTCCAGGCAGAGGAGTCTCCAAGTGTCATTTATTGTATCAGCATGCAGTGGTTCCGTGAGTGGGAAGCCTTTGTCAAGGGGAAGGATAATG AGCCTCCTGGACCAATTGACAACAGCAAGATTGCACTCACAAAAGCAGGTGGCCACGTGCAAGTTAAACAGG GTGCTGATTATGGGCAGATCTCCGAGGAGACGTGGATTTATTTAAGCACGCTGTACGGAGGGGGCCCAGAGATCGCTATCAGACAGAACGTGGCCCAGGTCCAAGAACTGGAAAACCTCCACGGGGAGCAGAAGATTGAAGCAGAGACCCGGGCTGTGTGA
- the C16H9orf78 gene encoding uncharacterized protein C9orf78 homolog isoform X1 codes for MAASRVFRRRREEPEEDEEDEQLAEEVRLKLEEAKEVQSLRKRPNGVSAAALLVGEKLQEEATLVDDPFKIKSGGMVDMKKLKERGKDRINEEEDLNLGTSFSAETNRRDEDADMMKYIETELKKRKGIVENEEQKVKLKNAEDSLYELPENIRVSSAKKTEEMLSNQMLSGIPEVDLGIDAKIKNIISTEEAKAKLLAEQQNKKKDSETSFVPTNMAVNYVQHNRFYHEELNAPVRRNKEEPKPRPLRVGDTERPEPERSPPNRKRPPNEKATDDYHYEKFKKMNRRY; via the exons ATGGCGGCGTCCAGGGTTTTCCGGCGGCGCAGGGAGGAGCCcgaggaggatgaggaggatgagCAGCTGGCCGAGGAGGTCAG gttaaAACTCGAGGAAGCCAAAGAAGTGCAGAGCCTCAGGAAGCGGCCCAATGGAGTGAG tgctgcagctctgcttgtgGGGGAGAAGTTGCAAGAAGAAGCAACTCTTGTG GATGACCCATTTAAGATAAAATCTGGGGGGATGGTGGacatgaagaaactgaaagaacGAGGCAAGGACAG GATTAATGAAGAAGAAGATCTCAACTTAGGAACTTCCTTCTCAGCTGAAACCAACAGGAGGGATGAGGATGCTGACAT GATGAAGTACATTGAGACGgagctgaagaagagaaaaggaattgtGGAGAATGAAGAACAGAAGGTGAAGCTGAAGAATGCTGAGGACTCTCTGTATGAGCTGCCAGAGAACATCCGTGTCTCCTCTGCTAAGAAGACTGAAGAGATGCTGTCCAACCAGATGCTGAGTGGCATTCCTGAAGTGGACCTGGGAATTGA tgcaaaaataaaaaacatcatCTCAACTGAAGAGGCCAAGGcaaagctgctggcagagcagcagaacaaaaagaaagacagcGAAACTTCCTTTGTTCCCACAAACATGGCTGTTAACTATGTCCAGCACAACAGAT tttatcaTGAGGAGCTAAATGCACCAGTGAGAAGGAACAAAGAAGAGCCAAAGCCCCGTCCGCTGAGAGTGGGGGATACAGAGAGGCCAGAACCTGAGC GTTCTCCTCCAAATCGCAAACGTCCACCCAATGAAAAAGCAACTGACGATTATCACTACGAGAAGTTCAAGAAGATGAATCGGCGATACTGA
- the USP20 gene encoding ubiquitin carboxyl-terminal hydrolase 20 isoform X2, which translates to MGDTRDICPHLDSIGEVTRDDLLLKSKGTCQSCGAVGPNLWACLQVGCPYVGCGESYADHSTLHAQAKKHNLTVNLTTFRVWCYACEKEVFLDQRLAAHAQSPSVKFSETDSPLPAHPLKAVPIAVADEGESESEDDDLKPRGLTGMKNLGNSCYMNAALQALSNCPPLTQFFLECGGLVRTDKKPALCKSYQKLVSEVWHKKRPSYVVPSSLSHGIKLVNPMFRGYAQQDTQEFLRCLMDQLHEELKEPIVAETRDLDIGDQDDKREGDRSPSEDEFLSCDSSSDRGEGDGQSWTTGSMAETELLIQDEGGRGISEKERMKDRKFSCGHRRSNSEQVDEDADVDTTMMPVDGRASPEVLPAPRPASPCRTPEPDNDAYVRCSSRPCSPVHHEMHSKLSSSPPRSSPARLGPSYVLKKAQMQASGKKKKELRYRSVISDIFDGSILSLVQCLTCDRVSTTVETFQDLSLPIPGKEDLAKLHSAIYQSVPAKTGACGDNYASQGWIAFIMEYIRRFVVSCIPSWFWGPVVTLEDCLAAFFAADELKGDNMYSCERCKKLRNGVKYCKVLRLPEILCIHLKRFRHEVMYSFKINSHVSFPLEGLDLRPFLAKECVSQITTYDLLSVICHHGTAGSGHYIAYCQNVINGQWYEFDDQYVTEVHETVVQNAEAYVLFYRKSSEEAVRERQKVVSLASMKEHSLLQFYISREWLNKFNTFAEPGPITNHTFLCSHGGIPPNKYHYIDDLVVILPQNVWEYLYNRFGGGPAVNHLYVCSICQVEIEALAKRRRIEIDTFIKLNKAFQAEESPSVIYCISMQWFREWEAFVKGKDNGKKPEIAGDCQC; encoded by the exons ATGGGGGACACAAGAGACATCTGCCCTCACCTGGATTCCATAGGAGAGGTGACCAGGGATGATTTGCTGCTCAAATCCAAG GGAACTTGCCAGTCATGTGGAGCTGTGGGACCAAATCTCTGGGCTTGTCTTCAG GTCGGGTGTCCTTATGTTGGCTGTGGGGAGTCCTATGCTGACCACAGCACCCTTCATGCACAG GCCAAAAAGCACAACCTGACAGTGAATCTGACCACGTTTCGGGTCTGGTGTTATGCCTGTGAGAAGGAGGTGTTCTTGGACCAGCGGCTGGCGGCGCACGCGCAGTCACCCTCAGTAAAGTTCAGTGAAACG GATTCTCCATTGCCTGCTCACCCTTTGAAAGCTGTTCCAATTGCAGTGGCTGATGAAGGCGAATCCGAATCAGAGGACGATGACTTGAAACCAAGAG GCCTTACTGGAATGAAAAATCTTGGGAACTCCTGCTACATGAATGCAGCACTTCAGGCTCTCTCTAACTG ccCACCTCTCACACAGTTTTTTCTGGAGTGTGGTGGTCTGGTCCGTACAGATAAGAAGCCAGCACTATGCAAAAGTTACCAGAAGCTGGTGTCTGAGGTTTGGCATAAGAAACG GCCGAGCTATGTTGTTCCAAGCAGTCTGTCTCACGGAATTAAACTCGTCAACCCCATGTTCCGAGGCTATGCACAGCAG GACACTCAGGAGTTCCTGCGCTGCCTGATGGACCAGCTTCATGAAGAACTGAAGGAACCAATTGTTGCAGAGACAAGAGATTTGGATATCGGTGACCAGGACGACAAGCGCGAGGGTGACCGAAGTCCTTCGGAGGACGAGTTCCTGTCCTGTGACTCAAGCAGCGACAGGGGTGAAGGAGATGGTCAAAGCTGGACCACAGGGAGCATGGCAGAGACAGAGTTGTTGATCCAGGATGAAGGAGGGAGAGGGATCTCCGAGAAAGAGAGGATGAAGGACAGAAAATTCTCCTGTGGCCATCGGCGCAGCAACTCGGAGCAGGTGGATGAGGATGCAGATGTGGATACCACCATGATGCCAGTGGATGGCAGAGCCTCACCTGAGGTGCTCCCAGCTCCGCGTCCTGCCAGCCCATGCAGGACACCAG AACCTGACAACGACGCCTACGTGCGCTGCTCCTCACGCCCCTGCAGTCCAGTCCATCACGAAATGCACTCCAAGCTCTCCAGCAGTCCTCCTCGCTCCAGTCCTGCCAGGCTCGGGCCTTCCTACGTACTCAAGAAAG CCCAGATGCAGGcttctgggaaaaagaagaaagaacttcGTTATCGCAGTGTGATCTCTGATATTTTCGATGGCTCCATTCTCAGCCTGGTGCAGTGCCTCACCTGTGACAGA GTTTCTACGACAGTGGAGACATTCCAAGACCTGTCACTCCCAATCCCAGGGAAGGAGGACCTGGCCAAGCTGCACTCTGCCATCTACCAAAGCGTGCCAGCTAAGACAGGGGCGTGTGGGGACAACTACGCCTCGCAAGGCTGGATTGCTTTCATCATGGAGTATATCCGGAG ATTTGTGGTGTCCTGTATCCCTAGCTGGTTTTGGGGTCCTGTTGTGACACTGGAGGATTGTCTTGCTGCCTTTTTCGCAGCAGATGAGTTGAAAG GGGACAACATGTACAGTTGTGAAAGGTGTAAGAA ATTGAGGAATGGAGTAAAGTACTGCAAAGTCCTCCGGCTACCAGAG ATTCTCTGCATCCACTTGAAACGGTTCCGGCATGAGGTGATGTATTCCTTCAAGATCAACAGTCATGTCTCCTTCCCCTTGGAAGGGCTGGATCTGCGACCTTTCCTGGCCAAGGAGTGTGTCTCCCAGATCACCACCTACGATCTGCTGTCAGTCATCTGCCATCATGGCACAGCAGGCA GTGGGCATTACATAGCCTACTGTCAGAACGTGATCAATGGCCAGTGGTACGAATTTGATGACCAGTATGTCACTGAGGTCCACGAGACTGTGGTACAGAATGCAGAAGCCTATGTCTTGTTCTACAG gaaaagcagtgaagaGGCCGTGCGAGAGCGTCAGAAAGTTGTGTCCCTTGCCAGCATGAAGGAGCACAGTTTACTCCAGTTCTACATCTCTCGAGAGTGGCTCAACAAATTTAACACCTTTGCTGAGCCTGGTCCCATCACCAATCACACCTTTCTGTGCTCTCACGGAG GGATCCCTCCTAATAAATACCATTACATTGATGACCTGGTTGTGATTCTGCCCCAGAACGTGTGGGAATATCTCTACAACAG GTTTGGGGGTGGCCCTGCAGTGAACCATCTGTATGTGTGCTCTATTTGCCAAGTGGAGATCGAAGCACTTGCCAAACGCAGGAGAATTGAAATTGACACCTTCATCAAG ctgAACAAGGCTTTCCAGGCAGAGGAGTCTCCAAGTGTCATTTATTGTATCAGCATGCAGTGGTTCCGTGAGTGGGAAGCCTTTGTCAAGGGGAAGGATAATGGTAAGAAGCCAGAGATTGCTGGAGACTGTCAGTGCTGA
- the LOC110407031 gene encoding torsin-1A-like: MAAAEAALQAGSGGPEAAGPAMKLRRGALRAALGLALLLLLAPPARAVEPISLGLAIAGAAASALTGIISYPRLYCYFRECCLQRHEQRVAAALQESLDRRLFGQHLVSKVVVRAVRGFLSNAQAKKPLALSLHGWTGTGKNFVSKIIAESIYKKGLKSNYVHQFVATLHFPHAHSINLYKDQLQSWIRGNVSICPRSIFIFDEMDKMHAGLIDAIKPFLDYYELLDGVSYRQAIFIFLSNAGAEKITEVALDFWRNGKAREDIRLTDMQNALSVSVFNNRNSGFWHSTLIDRNLIDYFVPFLPLEYKHVKMCVRVEIESRGYAVDEDILTRVADEMTYFPREERIYSDKGCKTVDAKLDYYYDF; encoded by the exons atggcggcggcggaAGCGGCGCTGCAGGCCGGAAGCGGCGGACCGGAAGCGGCCGGCCCGGCCATGAAGCTGCGGCGGGGCGCGCTGCGGGCGGCTCTGGGCctggcgctgctgctgctcctcgcGCCCCCCGCGCGGGCCGTGGAGCCCATCAGCCTGGGGCTGGCGATCGCCGGGGCCGCCGCCTCGGCCCTCACCGGCATCATCTCGTACCCGCGGCTCTACTGCTACTTCAGGGAGTGCTGCCTCCAGCGGCACGAGCAGCGCGTCGCCGCCG CGCTGCAGGAGAGCCTGGACAGGCGGCTGTTCGGGCAGCACCTGGTCAGCAAGGTGGTGGTCAGGGCCGTGCGGGGCTTCCTCAGCAACGCCCAGGCCAAGAAGCCGCTGGCGCTGTCCCTGCACGGCTGGACGGGCACCGGCAAGAATTTCGTCAGCAAGATCATCGCCGAGAGCATCTATAAGAAGGGGCTGAAGAGTAACTACGTCCATCAGTTTGTGGCTACGCTGCATTTCCCTCACGCTCATAGCATCAATCTCTACAAG GACCAATTGCAGTCATGGATTCGGGGAAACGTGAGCATCTGTCCCAGATCAATCTTCATATTTGATGAAATGGATAAAATGCATGCAGGACTCATTGATGCCATCAAGCCATTTCTGGACTACTATGAGCTTCTGGATGGAGTGTCGTACCGACAGGCCATCTTCATATTCCTCAG caATGCGGGAGCTGAAAAGATAACAGAGGTGGCACTCGATTTCTGGAGAAATGGGAAGGCAAGGGAAGATATACGGCTCACGGATATGCAAAACGCTCTGTCTGTGTCTGTCTTCAATAACAGAAATA GTGGATTTTGGCACAGCACTTTGATTGATAGAAATCTCATTGACTATTTTGTTCCCTTCCTGCCTCTGGAATACAAACATGTGAAAATGTGTGTCAGGGTTGAGATCGAATCCCGTGGCTACGCTGTGGATGAAGACATTTTAACCAGAGTAGCGGACGAGATGACCTACTTCCCCCGAGAGGAGAGGATTTATTCAGATAAAGGATGCAAAACTGTGGATGCAAAGCTGGATTACTACTATGACTTTTAA
- the TOR1B gene encoding torsin-1B translates to MAAAVTRGARRFPRIAGGPEAGPCGGAMPRAAVLLWLLLPGLAALEPLSVGLAIGVASALTGYLSHPSFYCSYVECCPSAGHRLNATALREQLDSKLFGQHLAKEVVLRAVTGFSNNPSPKKPLTLSLHGWAGTGKNFLSQLLARHVHPAGLRSKFVHLFLATLHFPHPQRVPLYQEQLQSWIRGNVSACAHSVFIFDEMDKMHQGLIDAIKPFLDYYEQVDGVSYRKAIFIFLSNAGGDLINKAALDFWTNGKRREDIQLKDLEPMLSVGVFNNKNSGLWHSSLIDRNLIDYFVPLLPLEHKHVKMCVRAEMMARGHEVDEEVVQAVADEMTYFPKEAKIYSDKGCKTVQAKLDIHEDIAKAMD, encoded by the exons ATGGCGGCGGCGGTTACCCGGGGGGCGCGGCGCTTCCCGCGCATCGCCGGCGGGCCGGAAGCGGGGCCGTGCGGAGGCGCCATGCCGCGGGCGGCcgtgctgctgtggctgctgctgccggggCTGGCGGCGCTGGAGCCGCTCAGCGTGGGGCTGGCCATCGGCGTGGCCTCGGCGCTCACCGGTTACCTGTCCCACCCCAGCTTCTACTGCAGCTACGTGGAGTGCTGCCCCAGCGCCGGGCACCGCCTCAACGCCACCG CGCTGCGGGAGCAGCTGGACAGCAAGCTGTTCGGGCAGCACCTGGCCAAGGAGGTGGTGCTGCGGGCGGTGACGGGCTTCAGCAACAACCCCAGCCCCAAGAAGCCGCTGACGCTGTCTCTGCACGGCTGGGCCGGCACCGGGAAGAACTTCTTGAGCCAGCTGCTGGCGCGGCACGTGCACCCCGCCGGGCTGCGCAGCAAGTTCGTGCACCTCTTCCTGGCCACGCTGCATTTCCCGCACCCGCAGCGCGTGCCCCTGTACCAG GAGCAATTGCAGAGCTGGATTCGGGGCAACGTCAGCGCCTGCGCCCACTCGGTCTTCATTTTCGATGAGATGGACAAAATGCACCAGGGCCTCATCGACGCCATCAAGCCCTTCTTGGACTACTACGAGCAGGTTGACGGGGTGTCCTACAGGAAAGCCATCTTCATCTTCCTCAG CAATGCTGGTGGTGACTTAATTAATAAGGCAGCGCTTGACTTCTGGACAAATGGAAAGCGCAGGGAAGATATTCAGCTGAAAGACCTGGAGCCCATGCTGTCTGTAGGAGTCTTCAATAACAAGAACA GTGGACTGTGGCACAGCAGCCTCATCGACAGGAACCTCATTGACTACTTTGTTCCCTTGCTGCCCCTGGAGCACAAGCACGTGAAGATGTGTGTCCGGGCTGAGATGATGGCCCGTGGCCATGAAGTCGATGAGGAGGTTGTTCAGGCAGTGGCTGATGAAATGACATACTTCCCAAAAGAAGCGAAAATCTACTCTGATAAAGGCTGCAAGACTGTACAGGCCAAGCTGGATATCCATGAAGACATTGCAAAAGCCATGGACTGA